The region TTTATGAGCTACAATCTTAGTGCGTGCCGGAGATTGCCAGATATGTGGATCATATTCTAATTGATTATGTTCATGATGATCATGGTGCGCTGCATGATCGTGGTGGTCATCATGATGATGATCGTGCTTCGTATTGTTATTTGCGCCTATTTTTTTTAAATCCATACCATCAGTAACAACAAGCCAGTTTTGGTTGTTATTTTTTTTAATTTTGTTAGCCCAAGGTTCGAATTCTGCTCCAATTAAAATCACTAAATTTGCTTTTTCAATACTAATTCTTTCTTTCTTTGTCATATGAAAATGGTGTGGATCACTACCTAATGGAATGAGAGTGTCTACATTTAAAGTTTTTATGTTGCAAGTTGTATTTGCTAAGATATCTGTTAAATACGGAATAGATGTTACTATATTTATTTTTTTATTATCTGATTGTGCAAACACAGGGGATAATATTTGATTAAATAAAAAGGTAGCTATTAATTTATTTTTTGTAAAAATCATATTTTAATACTCAATCCATCGGTTAAAGAATTTCTATAAGCTTTTAAAGCGGGTATTATTCCTATTAAACAAGCAAAAGAAATAATAATTAATATATAAATGTAATCAAAATTTTGCAATCCATTTTGGCTTATAAGAATACCAAATTTATTTAAGATAAAAGGTTTTAGAAAATACAAACTAATATAGCTAACAAATATTCCTAATATACAACCAAAAAAGCAGATAATAAATGATTCCATAACTAAGAGAGCAACAATAGCTATATAAGATGTTCCAATTGATCTTAAAATAGCAATTTCTCTTCTTCTGCTTTCAAGCGAAGTATAAATTGAAATCATCATACCAAGTATGCCTATCAAAATGACAAATATCAAAATTATTTGAAATGCTGATTCTGCATAAGATATTGTTTCCCAAAATTGACTCAAGATGCTACCTGGAATAGCTGCTAATAAGGGTTCTTTTTTAAAATCATTAATTGAACGCATTAAAGAAAGAGTATTTATTCTATTATCTGCTCTTAAAAGCATAGAAGTAATTTGAGTGACTTGAATGTCTTCTTTCTTAATTGCTTCCTTTGTATTTTTTTGGTGTGAAGGAATACCATCTTTCCAATCAATATGAATTGCTTCCATACCTTCAAGGGTAATATACAATGCTCTATCAATAGGAGTATTTGTTTCTTTAATGATCCCTGTAATGATAAATGGACTATCGTCATGTTTAAAAATACTTTGCTCAGTAATTCCATGCGCTAATGTAACTTTATCGCCAACTTTTAATTTTTCTACTTCTGCTACTCGTGATCCAATAACGGTATCATAAATATTTTTAGGAATACTTCCTGAAACTAGCTCAATTTTTTTATCACCAAGATAATGATAGTGATTATAAAAATTTTCATTTGTAGCTATAACTCTAAATCCATGAAAACTATCACCTAAAGAAAATGGTATAGTCCATTCAACATTTGGCATATTTTTTATAGATTCATAAGATTGCCAAGATATATTATTAGTTGCACTTCCTAAATGAAATATAGTATAAAGTAACAATTGAAGCCCACTTCCTCGAGCGCCTATAATAAGATCTGCTTGGCTTACTGTGTTTGAAAAGCTTTGTTTAGTTCCATCTCTTATAACATTTACGGCTAAAAATAATGTTACGCTTAAAGCTATAGATGCTATTGAAAGAATAAAAGGAGTTTTTCTATTCAATAATGATTTTATAGCTACATTAAAAAGAGTTATCATATTTTTACCTTATTTAATTCAGGTAGATTTATTTGTTTACTAAAAAGTTTTTTTAAATTAATATCATGGCTTACGAAGATTAATGAACTATTTTGAGTATTACATTGTTCAAATAAATGTTGAATAAATAATTCTCTGTTCTCTTCATCCAAAGAACTCGTCGGCTCATCTGCTATAATGATTTTAGGATCACCTAATAATGCTCTAGCAGCAGCAACTCTCTGTTGTTGACCAATTGAAATTTCAGTTGCTTTTTTAGAAAGAATTTGAGCAATATTTAAATTTTTTGCTATTTCAATACATTTCTCTTTTATCTCTGAAAGTGTTTTATTTTTTCTGCGTAAAGGATTTAATTTACAAGGTAATAATATATTTTCTAATACAGTTAAATAAGGTATTAAATTAAAAAGTTGAAATATATATCCCATTTCAGTTCCACGTATTTGATCACGCAAAGAAGGTTTTAAACCAACAAATTCATGATTGAGAACTTTCACAGAACCTTCATTTGCTGCTAAAATACCTGTTAAAATACTTAGTAAAGTAGTTTTCCCACAACCGCTTGGACCGTATAGAAATATTTTATCTTTCTCAAAAATTTCAAGTTTAGGAATATCTAATACTTTTTGATTTTTATGATATGAAAATAATAAATTATTTATATCAATTATATTTTTCATAACTCTAAAAAGCCTTTCTCATTTTTTAAGTGTAATGAGAATTGTTTTTCATTTGATAATCCTTCAATAAACATGCTTTCTATTTTAGGAAAGAACTTTTTTAGAGCAAAAGATAATTTAGACTTACTTAAAGGTTTTTCACATTTAGCAATAATTTCAGCTTTAAAATCCCCATGTTGAGCAGAATGTTTTTTATTTTTAGTTGATTTTAAAGTTTTTTGATCATCAGAATTATCTTCTTCATCTTCAGTTGCAAAAGGGTCAATCTTTATAATTTGGAAGTTACATTTGAGTCTGTCTTCTAAAATAACGATTTTATTAATATTATTTTCAAACTTTTGTTTGCTTTCTGCAACTAATTTTTTTTCTTTTGCATTCTTTGCTTCATGTTCAAAACCGTACATACTAGCGGCTGGGATCTCAAAGTTGAATTTTGCTTGATTACCATCAATGGCAACATCAATATTAGCTGTTCCATGATTATGCGCTTTATAGGCATGGGCATTAAGGAAAAATACGGTTGATAACAAGAAGGTCATTGAATGCTGCGAGAAATTTTTCATATATGACTCCCTCAGTAAAAATAGAACTCTTTATAAGTAGAAGAGTTTGATGTCACGAAGTCTTGCATATTTGCAAAAATTTTGCAATATGTCAGACAAGCAAGTCTTTGATAAGGAAGGCCAATGAACGATCACTGTTTACAAAAAGAAATCCAGCATACTCATTCTAGCCATGGGGATCATTGCAATGGTAAGTCATTTAAGGAACTTGCTTTTGAGGCTATGAAAGAAAATAATTTACGGATTACAAAATCACGCCTTGCTGTTATTCAATGTTTGGAAAATTCAAAAGTCCCTTTATCGCCCAAAAGTATATTTGATTCTTTATTAAAAGATTATAATATTAAAATAGATCAAGTTTCTGTATATAGGATATTGGAAGCATTTATCCAATTAAAACTAATACACCAGGTTTTTCCTTCAGGGGATTATTTGTCTTGTCATACTCGATGCGAAGAAAATCCTAACCATATCATTCTAAATTGTATTAAATGTCATAAGGTAATGGAAGTGCATTTAGATATCGAAACTATTTCAAGCATTTTGTTGAGTATTCAGGAAAAATTCCAATTTGAACCTATAAATCATATGTTTCAAATTGATGGGAATTGTGAACAATGTCGGAAATAGATCAAGGTAACAAATACGAACTTACGCAAACAATGCATGGTGATTTTACATTTAAGCATTTACAGACAAGTGAAATTTTACATGGGCAAGTTGGACCAAGACAAGAAGCAGAGCGCTTATATGTTGAACAATCAGGAATAAGAGAAACCCCTCAATCACATTATGTTGTATACGATATTGGGATGGGCTGTGGGGCTCAATTATTTGCTATGTATGATGCCTTTCTAGCAAATAAAAGTATTTCAAAATTAACAATTGTAAGCTTTGACTTGGAAAAAGAAGGACTTCGCCTATTATTGGAAAATATACAATATTTTCCTTATTTAAAGGAAAATATTGCACTCATAAATTTATTATTGAAAACAGATCATCTTCACTATTCTGTTTCAAATATAAAAGAATTTGAATGGATTTTTCTGAGCGGTGATTTTAATAAATTAAGTGATAATGATTTAAACTTTTTGCCTAGTGCAGATGTAATCTGTTACGATTTCTTTTCTCCAGCAAAACACCCACATTTGTGGACGTATAGTAATTTTAAGAAATTGTTTGCAAAATCTAATTTGAATTCCGTATTAATCACCTACTCATCAGCAACGGCTGTGCGTGCTGCTTTGCTTGCGGCAGGATATTTTGTCGGTTTTGGGGCTATTAGTGGAAAAAAAGCTAAATCTACTGTAGCTACTCGAAAATTGGAAAACTTGTTAGAACCTCTTCCCGTTGCATGGAAGAATACTTTTGCAGCTTCGTGCGCTAAATTTTCTAAGCAAGAAACTGATAAAAATATAATTCAACAAAAAATAAATTCACACCCCCAATGGTAATTTTATTTTAAGATATTATGTGTTAAGATAATAAAAAGATATTTTTATCAAATTTTTATTTTAGGACTATCCTAGTGCAAAACTATATGAAAAACATTTTATTTTTTATCTTGGTAATTGTTATTTTTTTTCTAGCATTTCGTTCTAATATGTTTTTTTAGAAAATATAAAAAAATTTTTAAACTTATTATGTAATTTAAATAATAAAATAATTGACAGTTATGTAATTCTATTTTTTTTTCAAATATGTATCATAAGAATTGTTAGTTTTGACTTAATACAATTTAATAATTGGAGGGTGGGTGAGTATGTCAATCATTCACATTGCTAAAAGTAAGCTATTTATTCTTAGCTGGATTTTATATTGCGTTGTGTCTTTTCAAAATGTTTATGCAGCTGGTGCTGCAGGTTGCGGATTAGGATCGGTTATTTTTTCCGACAATAGATGGTGGAAACAAGTTTTAGCTGCAACAACAAATAATTTAACTTTTACACAAACACTTGGAATAACAACCGGAACATCTAATTGCAATGCGAGCGGAGCTTTAACAAGGTACCAAGAACAAAAAGATTATATTGTTGTAAATTATGTAACACTGCAAAAAGAAGCTGCACAAGGAAACGGCGAAACATTGAAAGGTTTGGCTATTATCTCTGGTTGTGAGGATAATGCTTATCAAGATTTTGCTACATTACTACAAACTAATTATAGTGAGATATTTACATCAAGTAATACTGATCAAATTGTTGAGAGTATGAATTTTAAAATCAAAACAAATCCATCTCTAGTAAATAAATGTTTAAAAGGCACCATATAGAAGATTAATAAATTACTCCGTACTTAATACTTTAGTAAATAGATAACTACTGACTTCTAATATTAAGTGCTTGAATGAAAAAATACTCCTTCTGTTGATAAAAAGTTAAAAGAAAAATTGGATTAGGAAATAGAAATCTCTTCAAATTTGGTTCTAGAAGTTGAAGGTATTATCTAAATGAGTGAGAAGGTTCTTCCAGAAGGTTTTGGTGATGATGATTTGTGCACTTCCTGAAATTGATTTTGCTTCCCAAAATAGAAATATGCTTGAAGGGTTTTTGGGTTCATATACAGCTTTTCTGTTAAATCACTTTGATACTTTGGTAGTTTCTATTGAGTCAAAATAGCTCCTTCACTATTTCGATAGAATTAAACTATGTCTTACATATTTTTTAGTTGATTTATCCTTATAAATTAAAGACTTTTTTGGCATATAACTTTGCTTATCTGATGAAAAGAAATGCCAAAACTTATATTCGGGATGTGGTTAAGAAGATTCTTCGTATTTTTTTTAATTTTTTGGGTGCCAAAACTTTGAAAAATTTTCATTTCTATGAGATTGATTATTTCATATACTGTAAGCGGGATCTGAAAAGATCCCATTCCCATTGCACGTTTTCACTGGAGTCCCTTTTATGGTAAAAAGCGAACTAATCGAAATTCTTTCTTCTAAGGCGGATGTTACCTCTCCACAGGCGGAAGAATTGATCAATATGTTTTTTGATACAATTTCAGAAGCATTAACTGAGGACGGGCGTGTAGAAATCCGTGGATTTGGAGCATTTACTGTGCGTAAATATAAGTCCTATGATGGACGTAATCCAAAAACTGGAGAAAAGATCGAAGTACCAGAGAAAAAACTTCCTTTCTGGAAAACTGGTCTTGAACTTCGCCAACGTGTGGATGGTTTAGGTTGAAAATTGTTGATGTCAAAATCGGCAAAATAAAAGTCCCTTTAAAAAGGCCATTCAAAACGGCTTTAAGAACTGTTTATTTTGCTGAAGACATCATTGTGAAACTTATCACTCAGTCTGGCTTGATTGGCTTTGGCAGTGCCGCACCTACTGTAGCTATTACAGGTGACTCTCAAGATTCTATTTACCATACCTTAAAAAATGTTTTATTACCAAGGGTTATTGGACAAGAAATTGCTAGTATTGAAAGCATAATGTCTAAAATTCATGTTTCTTTGGTACATAATACATCAGCCTTATCTGCTCTAGATATGGCAATTTATGACTTGTATGCACAATCTTTAAATTTACCTTTATATAAACTACTAGGTGGTTTTCGTAATTTAACATTTACTTCCGTAACTATAAGTGCAAACTCTTCTGATGTTATGGTTGCCGACGCATTAGTTGCTTTAGAAGATGGTTTTTCTGATTTAAAATTAAAATTAGGTTTAGACACTAATTTTGATTTTGATAGGGTAAGTAATGTACGCTCCGCTGTTGGAAATAAAATAAAAATAAGTCTCGATGCCAATCAAGCTTGGGGTGCTAAAGAAGCTGTACGTCTTATTCAAAAAATAGAAAATGCAGGACTTAATATTGATTTTGTTGAGCAACCTGTTTTAGCTAGCAGAATTGATGACCTAAAATTCGTAACACAGCATGTAATGACACCTATTTTGGCTGATGAATCGGTTTTTACTCCCTTCGACGCATTTAAAATATGTGCTAAAAAAGCAGCTGATATGATTAATATTAAATTGGCTAAAGCTGGCGGAATTTATCAAGCACAAAAAATATTAAATATTGCTGAGGCAGTAGGAATGGAATGTATAATGGGTTGCATGCTAGAAAGCCAAGTTGCAGTAACAGCAGCTGCGCATTTAGCGGCTGCTAAAAAAACGATTGTTCGTTGCGATTTAGATTCTCCAGCATTGTTAGCTGAAAATCCGGTGGTTGGTGGTGTTACACTAGATGGCAACATCTTATCATTGAGTGAAAATGCTGCTGGGCTTGGCATTAAAGATATTTTAAATGTTGAGTATTTTTAATTTCAGCAAGCATTAAAAATAAATTGATAATACTCCTTTTGCATTCATTGGGGAAACCATGCGGTTGTAACCAGCATATGGGTATTCAAATTCAGCACTAAACTCTGCAGGAATCATGTAAGGTAATCCACTAAATTTTGATCCAACAACAACTGAATAGTATTGTTCATATCCATGGTCTGGGTGCATGGAAGATTCTCCTAAATAAAATTGATCACCCACGGTGTAAACAGGTTGCCCATTTAAATAGGCTTTTGCTGCAATATTATATTTGGCTTGTGTATATAAACCTAGCCACTTAAAGTTAGAAGAAACATTTCCTAATCCCCAAGAGGCTTGTAAAAATCCGATGTGGTGTAATCCTTTGCGCCAAAACTCTAGATCATTTCCTTGGCCGTCACCAGTAGATGTGTCGGCAGTGTTAAAAGATGTATTATCTAGCATACTTGTTCTACGTAAATTCACTTTATTGATTGAATATTCAGCTTGATGTTGCCAGCTTAAAATAACTCCAGGGACAACTACATAATCTAGGTTTAAACGCGCGATGGCATCATAAGTTCCACCACCAGTAATTAAGGTACCATCGCCGCCAGTAGAGCGCATTGCAGTTACTAAATTAAATTTTCCTGTAGGTATACGCAAACCACCACCGACTGAAAAATACAATGGCACGTGTCTGATAGGAGATTCTTCTGAAATAACGCTCCATAAAACACCAACTTGAATATCACCTAAACCGGAAGCACCATTTGTTGGTTGTGAAGCTGTGAGTAAGATATTTCTAATTTGATCCTTCAAGGGGCTAGCTGAGTTAAATGTAAATGTTTCACCTGTTGGGAGAGGGATAGTTAAGGTCGTAGAGTTATTTAATGATCCACCGCCATTGATAAAACTTGCACAAGTGTCTGGGGTTACGTTAGATCCGCACAAAAAACCATTGGCATTCTGGGATAGTTTAGTAGAGAGATCGTGGAGAACATGGTTATAATATTTCGCATATAATTCGGAATTTGCGGCTACGCTATCACCATTCATTCCTAGTTGGTAAGAAGCAGTATATGGGAAACCTACAGCAACAGACAGAGAATTGGTTAATCCGTATTGAATTGCAATCCCTGTAATGAACCGTTTCATGGAAATTCCGTTGTCTACTTTCTTTCCATTGCTATCAAATCCTTGATTGCCAAAACTGTAAGCTAAAGGTAAATCTATTTTAAATATGCCTTCTGGTAACGTTTTTCCTGTTTGCAGAACAGCATATTTAGGAGGAGTTCTTCCCTTTTCTCCCAGTCCTCCAGCCACGTCTGCAGTTGGATCTATTTTATGATTTTCATTCTTCTCATCTGTTGCATTTGTATTTTGTGCAATATTTGATGAATTCTTTTCATTAATTTCTTTACAAAATGCAGTACTTTGAAAAGTAAGTGAGCTTCCCAAGATAGCAATTAGAGAAGAATTTATTAAATTTTTTTTGACGAGAAATTTCTTTATATTTTTACTTGAAAAGCGAAGCATATATGTCCCTCTAAATGCTTTTAAATAGGAAATAAAAAAATGTTTTAAAAAAAGCCAACCAAAAATTTAGAGAGAGAGGTTAGGTAAATACAAGTTTTAATTAGCACCTAAATATTTCTTTTGCAACTCAAACAATTTTTAATTGATACTTGCCAAATTTTTTAGAAAAGTATACTTACAATAACAAGCCAACTATTTGATTATCTTAGAGAGAGAAAAAGGTTGGGGTGGAGTATTTTAGAGGAACTCCGTACAAGAAAAATAAATTTTATATTAAGTATTACTGTACTTGTAGTACTCTTTTGCCTAATTAAAAGAGGGAATTGATATGCGCCGTATTGTTTATTCTGTCTCTAGTTTTCTTTCTTGCCTTGCCATTGTTGGTTGTAATTTTAAAGGCAATACGGATATGCAGAAAGAAGGAAAGATAAATTGTCAAAAATGGGACGCGTTTGCTGCTAAAGTTGGTGTTCCTGGTTGTGATCAAGCTGTGCCTGCTACAGATAAAGCGGGGCTTGTAAAAAACTTAAGTGAAATGCCGCAAAACTTTGTAGCTGGTAGTGCTAAGTATGCTGAAGTAACAAAATTAGTTCAAAATTATGTAAGTCAAATAGGTGCAAAAACACAAGCTACAGAAATTGTGAGTGTAAAAAAATTAGCTGATGTTTTGGTAGAAGCTGGTTTTGCTGATCAATTGACAGAAGTAACAAAACCAGAATTTATTTCAATTCCTTATTATGAAAGAGATAAGGTAACACCAACCGATCTAAGTGCAATCAAAACGCTCAGTGGTATAAATAAAGATTCAAAATTTAAAATTTATTCTACCAAAGAAGGAAAAGTAGATACGAGTGATTTTGCTGAAGGTACAGCATATGTGCTCATTTATAAATTAAATGGTTCGGATCAAAAATATTCTTCCATTGTTACTATACCTGATAAAAAAAGTGATGATGAAAAGTTTAAAGTAATAATGTATGCGCATGGTGGTGACGCTGGCATTTCTTTCCGAAATATCGCAACCATTCTCCAAAATAATTTAGGAAAAGGAATTGTTGCTGCACCAAGCTTTCCGGGTGAACCTATTTGTTCTATTACAACAATTGGTGGTTCAGTTGAGAATAACTTCATACGCAGTTGTGGGGACGCAAAAGGTAACGTAATTAAAGCAGCAGTAACTGGAGAAGGTGTAAAATCACCATTGGATAATGATGTTAATGCTTTTTTAGGATTGCATAATGCAATTTCAAGAATGGCTTTTTCCATGAAGCCATTAATAGTAAAGTCAAATATTGATTCTGATTTTAATTTAAATTTAGATTATTACTCAAATAACAATTTACTTTTACAAATGCTTACTGGTCCTAAAACTATTGGAGTTTCTGATAGCCGTGGTGGTGCAACTTTATTAGCAGCAATTGGAAGAACGGGGATAATGCTTAAAAGTACTTTAGAAGGAGGTTTGGGGAATATTGATCTTAAAAATCCGCCTATTCTTCCTCTCTTTAGTTCTGCAGGGTTATTTTATACGCCTTCAACATTGTTAATTGGCAGTTTTAGAATTGTTACTCAAAATATGTTAGCGGGTAATATTTATGATACAAGTATTTTAAATGCTTTACCTATGATACCAGATCTCAAAAAGAATTCTTATATTACTGATTACAGAATAGCTCCAATTGGGCAAGACCAACAAGTATTAGATAAATTGGTTGGATGGATTGCTGCTTCTGATATCGTCTTTTTATCCCCTTATATTTCAGTGGGAATGCAAAATTGGAATGTTACTATAAGTGAAATTACAAGAACATTTAATTCGGTTTTATTTCCGAAATTAAAAAATGATGAAAAATTTAAACCAATTTTAGATTTTTTAGAAGGTCTTGTTAGTGATAAATTAACTGCCGATAATTCTTTATTGCTAATGATTAATGATTCTATTATTTCTGCAAATCAAAATAAAGTCAATGTTAAAGAATGCAATTATCTAGCAGATGTTACAATACCAGGTAATAATTCATGTTCGATATATAATATTTTAGTAAAAGGTCAAAAATCTGTTAAATTAGGTGATAAAATAGTACCTGAAATTAAACCTCTAATTAATGAAGACGAAGTTGAGAATTTTACAAATTTTATTTCAGATTTTGATAATGCAATAAAAAATTTATTAATTTCCAATGAAGCAGATAAATTTACAATTTTAACTAATTTACTTATTTCTGCTAGTGTGTATAAAATTCCTTTGGATAAATTAACAGATATTATAAATTTTATTGGAGCATCATTATACTCAGCAAAAGAATTTCCTCAATTAAGTTTTAATAATCCAAGCGTAGAGTTAAAAGCAAGTATTATAAAAAATCTTTTAAATTTGGGTAAATTAGACGAAAGTTTAAAGAAATTTATTTCTACATTGCCTGAAGAACAAAAGAAAAATCCTTTATCAGTAATACTCAAACCATATTTAGACATTTTAATGAAGGAACGGAAATCTTCTCCTGGATCAATTATCTTCTTACATTCTACCCAAGATGGAGTTGTTCCTTATACTCAATCATTAATTGCTAAAAAAGCAATGGATACGGTATTTGATGCTGTGTATGGAAGTACACAAATTCCTAATAATCCGTTAACAAGCTTTAATATTCCTGCTGTAGGATCACAACTTTTTGCATTTCAACCTGAAGATCGCTTTTATACTATAAATTTAGGTGAAAAAACTTCAGATGGAGGAGTTTGTTCAGCCTTAGGGTATGATGGAAATGCGGCGACAAATTATAATCCAGATGTAAAGAAATGTTTCGGTAAAATGGAATTAAACAAATCTCATGACGGTACATTTGCGCATGGAGATACGGCTGTAAGAACTGCGCGTCTTATTTCTGAGCCATTAAATGCGATGAGTTATAATGTGAATAAGTCTGATATCATAAATTCATTGCTTTATGGAAATCAATCTAAAATCAATAATGCTTATTCAACAAATATAAATACACAATTAATTACTTTTAACTTTGCTTATAATCTTGCAAATAAAAAAGAAAATGCAAATATTTTCTATTCTACTGATTGCACTGATCCTAAAACAGGTATTCGTTACCTTTTTAATGCTTGTCCAGCTTCTGGTTCAAACTTTCCTTTATTTAATAGAACACTATTTCAAGACGGTTTGCAAAAAGATGCAATTGTAGATGGTAGATGGGAACAGAAAAATAAAACTAGTTCTTTAACCCCAACTGATATCTTTACATTATGGATGGAAAGTGCTGCTAAAGAGGCTAGTAATTAAAAATAATGTTTCACTTATAAAAAACCACCTTAACTGAGGTGGTTTTTTATTATTTTAATAAATTTCTTTTGAAAATAAATATTTTATACAAATTGGTGGATTATCTAAAGAGAAGATATTGTCAAATGATAATTCTTTTTCATCGAAGATACAAAATTCTATTTCATTAATTGGGCAATTTGTATTAAAATTATTTAATGATGATTTTGGTTTTGCTAAAGGAAAAGTGAGGAAGTTCAGATTGTTGAATACAAACAAAATAAAGAAATCGTTTTAAACCTTTTAGCCAATCATTTTCCCATTGAAATTATCAGTAAATTAACAGACCTACCTATTTCTAAAGTAGAGAAATTAAGCAAGTAAGTTAATTGTTTAAAAAGCAATTTAAATAATTTAATATTTATCGCAAATTAATTTAAATTTTCTTAAAAATTGTTAGTAGTAAATTTTATTTTTCAACCTAAATAAAATTAGGATGTTTTTAAAATTAAAAAAAAATAAATTTTGGCTTAGAAAACTTTTAATATACTTCTTTTAATA is a window of Pigmentibacter ruber DNA encoding:
- a CDS encoding metal ABC transporter substrate-binding protein — protein: MIFTKNKLIATFLFNQILSPVFAQSDNKKINIVTSIPYLTDILANTTCNIKTLNVDTLIPLGSDPHHFHMTKKERISIEKANLVILIGAEFEPWANKIKKNNNQNWLVVTDGMDLKKIGANNNTKHDHHHDDHHDHAAHHDHHEHNQLEYDPHIWQSPARTKIVAHKIALELKKQLPTEAKNIDLCLKNYILKIDSEVKDLKKQIDNIPPQKRKFATNHDALGYFADEFGFKIKSIVGLSDESSPTAARLKEIITEIKEENIPAVFLETTGNMRNIKTVSKETGVKIGGTLYSDSLGAKGSGAETAVDMWKANVKTILEALKE
- a CDS encoding ABC transporter permease, with amino-acid sequence MITLFNVAIKSLLNRKTPFILSIASIALSVTLFLAVNVIRDGTKQSFSNTVSQADLIIGARGSGLQLLLYTIFHLGSATNNISWQSYESIKNMPNVEWTIPFSLGDSFHGFRVIATNENFYNHYHYLGDKKIELVSGSIPKNIYDTVIGSRVAEVEKLKVGDKVTLAHGITEQSIFKHDDSPFIITGIIKETNTPIDRALYITLEGMEAIHIDWKDGIPSHQKNTKEAIKKEDIQVTQITSMLLRADNRINTLSLMRSINDFKKEPLLAAIPGSILSQFWETISYAESAFQIILIFVILIGILGMMISIYTSLESRRREIAILRSIGTSYIAIVALLVMESFIICFFGCILGIFVSYISLYFLKPFILNKFGILISQNGLQNFDYIYILIIISFACLIGIIPALKAYRNSLTDGLSIKI
- a CDS encoding ABC transporter ATP-binding protein, whose amino-acid sequence is MKNIIDINNLLFSYHKNQKVLDIPKLEIFEKDKIFLYGPSGCGKTTLLSILTGILAANEGSVKVLNHEFVGLKPSLRDQIRGTEMGYIFQLFNLIPYLTVLENILLPCKLNPLRRKNKTLSEIKEKCIEIAKNLNIAQILSKKATEISIGQQQRVAAARALLGDPKIIIADEPTSSLDEENRELFIQHLFEQCNTQNSSLIFVSHDINLKKLFSKQINLPELNKVKI
- a CDS encoding ZrgA family zinc uptake protein, which encodes MKNFSQHSMTFLLSTVFFLNAHAYKAHNHGTANIDVAIDGNQAKFNFEIPAASMYGFEHEAKNAKEKKLVAESKQKFENNINKIVILEDRLKCNFQIIKIDPFATEDEEDNSDDQKTLKSTKNKKHSAQHGDFKAEIIAKCEKPLSKSKLSFALKKFFPKIESMFIEGLSNEKQFSLHLKNEKGFLEL
- a CDS encoding Fur family transcriptional regulator produces the protein MNDHCLQKEIQHTHSSHGDHCNGKSFKELAFEAMKENNLRITKSRLAVIQCLENSKVPLSPKSIFDSLLKDYNIKIDQVSVYRILEAFIQLKLIHQVFPSGDYLSCHTRCEENPNHIILNCIKCHKVMEVHLDIETISSILLSIQEKFQFEPINHMFQIDGNCEQCRK
- a CDS encoding MnmC family methyltransferase translates to MSEIDQGNKYELTQTMHGDFTFKHLQTSEILHGQVGPRQEAERLYVEQSGIRETPQSHYVVYDIGMGCGAQLFAMYDAFLANKSISKLTIVSFDLEKEGLRLLLENIQYFPYLKENIALINLLLKTDHLHYSVSNIKEFEWIFLSGDFNKLSDNDLNFLPSADVICYDFFSPAKHPHLWTYSNFKKLFAKSNLNSVLITYSSATAVRAALLAAGYFVGFGAISGKKAKSTVATRKLENLLEPLPVAWKNTFAASCAKFSKQETDKNIIQQKINSHPQW
- a CDS encoding DUF3015 family protein, with the translated sequence MSIIHIAKSKLFILSWILYCVVSFQNVYAAGAAGCGLGSVIFSDNRWWKQVLAATTNNLTFTQTLGITTGTSNCNASGALTRYQEQKDYIVVNYVTLQKEAAQGNGETLKGLAIISGCEDNAYQDFATLLQTNYSEIFTSSNTDQIVESMNFKIKTNPSLVNKCLKGTI
- a CDS encoding HU family DNA-binding protein, with translation MVKSELIEILSSKADVTSPQAEELINMFFDTISEALTEDGRVEIRGFGAFTVRKYKSYDGRNPKTGEKIEVPEKKLPFWKTGLELRQRVDGLG
- a CDS encoding mandelate racemase/muconate lactonizing enzyme family protein, whose product is MKIVDVKIGKIKVPLKRPFKTALRTVYFAEDIIVKLITQSGLIGFGSAAPTVAITGDSQDSIYHTLKNVLLPRVIGQEIASIESIMSKIHVSLVHNTSALSALDMAIYDLYAQSLNLPLYKLLGGFRNLTFTSVTISANSSDVMVADALVALEDGFSDLKLKLGLDTNFDFDRVSNVRSAVGNKIKISLDANQAWGAKEAVRLIQKIENAGLNIDFVEQPVLASRIDDLKFVTQHVMTPILADESVFTPFDAFKICAKKAADMINIKLAKAGGIYQAQKILNIAEAVGMECIMGCMLESQVAVTAAAHLAAAKKTIVRCDLDSPALLAENPVVGGVTLDGNILSLSENAAGLGIKDILNVEYF